One Pongo abelii isolate AG06213 chromosome 12, NHGRI_mPonAbe1-v2.0_pri, whole genome shotgun sequence DNA segment encodes these proteins:
- the KRCC1 gene encoding lysine-rich coiled-coil protein 1 (The RefSeq protein has 3 substitutions compared to this genomic sequence), producing MKHSKKTYDSFQDELEDYIKVQKARGLEPKTCFRKMRGDYLETCGYKGEVNSRPTYRMFDQRLPPETIQTYPRSCTISQTVENRLPQWLPAHDSRLRLDSLSYCQFTRDCFSEKPVPLNFDQQEYICGSHGVEPRVYKHFSDNSTSTHQASHKQIHQKRKRHPEEGREKSEEEWSKHKRKKSCKEIDLDKHKSIQRKKTEVEIETVHVSTEKLKNRKEKKGRDVVSKKEERKRTKKKKEQGQERTEEEMLWDQSILGF from the coding sequence ATGAAGCattcaaagaagacatatgacTCTTTTCAAGATGAACTTGAAGATTATATTAAAGTACAGAAAGCCAGAGGCTTAGAGCCAAAGACTTGTTTCAGAAAGATGAGAGGGGACTATTTGGAAACCTGTGGGTACAAAGGAGAGGTTAATTCCAGACCCACATATAGAATGTTTGACCAGAGACTCCCACCTGAAACCATCCAGACCTACCCAAGATCATGCACTATTTCACAAACAGTGGAAAATCGGTTGCCTCAGTGGTTACCAGCCCATGACAGCAGATTGAGACTAGACTCTCTGAGCTACTGTCAGTTCACCAGGGACTGTTTCTCAGAAAAACCAGTACCCCTGAACTTTGATCAACAAGAATATATTTGTGGCTCACATGGTGTAGAACCTAGAGCTTACAAGCACTTCTCAGATAACAGTACCAGTACTCATCAAGCCAGTCACAAACAGATACATCAGAAGAGGAAAAGGCAcccagaggaaggcagagaaaaatCAGAGGAGGAGTGGTCTaagcataagagaaaaaaaagctgcAAGGAAATTGATTTAGACAAACACAAGAGcatccaaagaaagaaaacagaggtgGAAATAGAAACCGTACATGTCAGTACAGAAAAGCTTAAGAATcgaaaggagaaaaaaagccgAGATGTAGTCTCTAAGAAAGAGGAACATAAacgtacaaaaaagaaaaaggaacaaggcCAAGAAAGGACAGAGGAGGAAATGCTTTGGGACCAGTCTATTCTTGGATTTTGA